The sequence below is a genomic window from Raphanus sativus cultivar WK10039 unplaced genomic scaffold, ASM80110v3 Scaffold2964, whole genome shotgun sequence.
AGTGGATGGTTACTTTAGAACGGCGACAAGTCGCGGCTTTGCTGGCTTAAAAGACGCGACCTTTGGTGAGCCTAAAGGGACAACAGTCCACATTGATGAAATTTAGCCATGTTCTGCCACGTCATCGACACTGGGATCCTACtgaaaaactaattaattagtCATCTACTAATAATGATGGCCGGTCAAAGCGGTTTATTCCTTTTCGGGCTGCCGCATCTTATTACCCTCTGGTCAACTCCTTCCCTATTTATCATCAAtcatagtatttttttataatacccaatctcatttatattttttcttcttcttttgtgtgtgttaaACTAGTTATCATGTTCGTGGCATCtctgatgaaaatgtaaatgttTCTTTCGACGTCTAAACTCTCCCAATATGagcagttcaaaaaaaaaactctcccAATATGAGGCGGCGTGGCCAATATTGCATTGCATTGTATTGCAACGAATTGCTTAATCATGGGTGTCTAATCGTATGAAAATGCtctagttttacaaaaaaaatgatctAGAATGTACAGTGTTGCACGTGTCCTCCATTTAATTTACAATATACATGTGTATTTATTTCTATTTCGGGTCAACACAATATGCGTCTTTAAGTATAGTTTTAAAGTATGTTGCTTCAAATTATTTGATGGAAAATATGACATGCATTAATATAAGAAGACCATATAGACATTTTTATTGTATACAAGCTGAGAAGTTAGCAGCCATGGACGTGTATTAACTaacttattaattatataagtaTTTATAGTCTATTATATTACAACTTCTGATCATAAATATATTGGATACACACGTAAAACCAAAAtatactactccctccgttcttAAAAGATGATTGTTCTAgaaaagaattttgttttttaaaaatggttgttttatgttttctataaaaaaattgtaaactttaaaaaaattaattggttttattggattactttttgtcaaaaattaaaaattacaaaaaacaataaaattattatagtgatttaatgcattttcttaatacatatgaaaataataaaaatactattttttaaaaacagagagaaaaatatatataccattATAGTGTTCCCGTAATTTGCCACTAGTTTATGTAAAGTTGGTGATGAAAAATCAGATATACTGAAAACTTCAATCAAGTCGAAGTTGATAATTGAGTTATAGTGTTTGGATTAACAGCCAGTTAATTATTATTCAATGGTTTATGGTTATTAAACTGATTATCAATTGTAACAATCCTTACCTAAAAAAAGGCAATGTTCGTGTGTTGTACACTAAAGAAAACTAATGTTTTGTTTTGCGAGGTCCCAGAGACATAGCCACACCGGTAAATTATGGATAgtcaattaatttttatattgaagTTTGGTCAAGACCATTGAATTTGTTTAAGTTGGACTAGTTTATACAAGTAACGCGCATATGAATTATGAGTCTAATTAACAAAGTCCGTTAGGTCAAATACTGATATATTTCGAGGAGGGGTCACAACAAATGACCTAACATAAGGAGACACAAGGGAAACACAGAAGAAAAACACACAAGAGTGGGAGCTCGAGAGAGCTCGAGAGTAGAGTTTAGGTCTGAAGAGAGGGAGCTAGAGAGAAGTAGGCTTTTGGTAGGCTAACTAGGCTCTTTCCTATATACATGTATTTCTAGGTGATTTGTAACATAAATAAAAGGAAGTTGACAGAAACTTTAACCTCGAGATATTGTACTCCTAAGAGCACCATTAACCGAGCACTCCATAATGGGGtgcttaaatttttttctttttctttttaatttttttttctgactaaaaaagagaaaattaataaatagacCAATGGGTTCGCACACAGATCAACAGCCGGTGCTTAAACAAGCTGCAAATGGCGTTGATGCTTAATTTTTTTGTGGACCCCACCActattatattagttttttcttaAGCTTTTCCCTTTAGGCTTCTGCGTTAATTGTGCTCTAAGAAACCAATTTCTTTTTTCAGTGAGTATAATCCTTTTTCACGTCGAGGAAAAGAGGTGAATACCGAATTAATAAAAGTGTCttgtattctttttttcttgtttgattTGTATTTTGTGTATTTGATTAATGACTAGGTGTGCGATAAgaattattatgaatttttagaGAACAAACAAATCATGAACAAGTGGAATAAGAGTTTTTGGATTCCTTAATAGTTTATGTTTGTGTATCTGTTTAATCATATCCTAAGTAGCTAAAGTAAGAAGATGGTATTTTCCAACTTACATGAATAATTATAAAAGATGCATATAATACACATTGCAAGACCTCAGTTTAGTGCAATTATGCAAATGAGCTTAGTTTAGGGAGACGCCATAGAAGTTATGATATGTAATATGTAATATGAACCAAATATTGAGTAAAATGTGTGTGTCCAAACGAATAGTGAGACGTTTCTTACTTTTCTTGTAAGAGATTTACAGACATATAAAAAAAACGGTGCCTTGTATAGGAGACATCGTAATGAAGCAAGCAAGGTagatctatctatcttattaaaacagaaacattatgttggacttaacatttatttcgtaaatttttaaattaaatacacatttatactttatagttaaatctacattaaatcactaatgtttctttctttatactactatctatgtttccaaataatatacttatttctttatactactatcaatgtttccaaacaatatattttttatactactatcaatttttttaaacaatacaataattaatcttattattttatatctatcattttctctttaaaattttgtagaaacgtcatattttcataaactgcaaaataatgaactttaaaatttggattataagattacaaattatgaaactattgcaatttaaatctaattagatttcatatcggtcatccatcagttcaatcgggtagtctcgggttttagtgattttttaatatgagtattttaaaaaccaaaattgaattgtcagatatCCGGATTAACGGGTATAGTCACAATCagattgaatttaaaaaactgatttaaatgcaaaagtattttaaatacacactcttttaaaaattaccaaaatatttgttaagttattagtaaaattttttatcgtaaaatattccgcgcttccaaagcgcggatcaaaatctagtttatgaGTTATAATGGAGAAAGGGGACGTTAGTTGTAATAAGGAAAGTAATAGGGTAAGAAAATggagaaataagaaaagaagaagaaataaagcaaaaagaaaataggTGGAACCTGGACAGGATAAGTGTGAGGTGGGTCAGATTTGGGGGTAATCAGTAGGGGACAAGTGGAGGGAATGTGTTAATGGTGTGAGGATTTTTATGTCTCCTCTTAAAATAACTCGTTAATCACGATTTTGAAATGGGCAATTAAGAAAATAGAGAAGAAGTCGGCTGACAATGAGACGTATACGGCGTCGTTTAGAAAATGACAAACAAACAGAGAAGATAAAACGTTAAAAGCTCATTAGACCTGATTGCATCCACAATACTTACTCATTGatatttttctctctctatcgGGGCctttaaattgattttgaaaatcTCATCTCCATAATTCTTCAATCAAAAGGAGATTTGATTCTGTTATAAAAGAAATCGTAGAGTTgaggtttggtttggtttgctcaATGGTGATGGAGGAGAAGGAGAGTTGCGGTAGTAGAGTAATGGGGGACATCTTAACAATGTCTCAGGCAGCCATGGACCGTCGTGAGCGGATGAAAGTCGAGGTGTTCGAGGAGGTCATCCTTCGTCTCCGTCAATCTGATACAATAGACACGAATCTCCCCGGTTTCGCCGACGACCTATGGGCTCACTTCAATCGCCTCCCGGCCCGGTAACACTTAGCCTtcctcgagagagagagagaaaaaacagaTTTCGAGATTGTGTTCTTcgtattttgtatttaattattgtaatttAGGTATGCATTGGATGTGAATGTGGAGAGGGCTGAAGACGTTGTGATGCACCAGAGGTTGCTTCTTTCCGCTGTTGATGATCCACAAAACAGGCCTGCTATCCAAGTTCGTCTCGTCCAGGTCCgtccttttctcttcttttttatcttttttttttttgttttttaaatctttggtgactctctctctctctatatatatatatatatatcttaaggTTCAACCTCCAGCGATCTCCTCTACCAATGAAACTTCTCCTACCAGAAAAAGGTGACCCAGTTCATTCTCAGACTCTTTATGAAGTTTAAACAAGCAAAGCAAACTAACACTCCCTGCTTTTTCCAGCATTCATCCTCCGCCTGCCTTTGGTTCATCCCCCAATCTTGAAGCACTTGCACTTGCTCCCCTTGACGACGTTGAGCCCGACTACTCTGTCCGTAACAACTCACTCTATTCCCGGTACTCTtcctttccttttcttttcatttgacTTTACTCTTCTCACAGTCTCCTACCTAACTAACTCaccctttttgtttgtttgttcaatTGCAGTCCCTTGCATGAGATCACCTTTTCCACACCAGACAAACCTAAACTCCTTTTTCAGGTATTTCCTCTCTTCCTTTTTTCTGGCCAACCAATTACTTGTTAATCTAAATTTCATTCAGTAAGAGCGAGGGTTTCTCGTTTCTTGCGTAAACAAAGCATCACAAGTCTTCCGTTACTTTTATGGTCGGTCACATTGTTCTTGTTTCCCTGCGGAATATCAATCTTCTCTTTTAAATTATTGTACCTAGTTGGGATAAGTAAATGTCTCACTATGATGTCAGTCATCAATCAGAATATTCGTATTCTTCAGTTACAGTAATAGATATATGCATATGACTTACTTTTGAAATATATCAAGTCGTGTCATCATTTTGATTCATCACTGCGTTACTAATCCAGCCAGCGTCGTAAATGATGCAGTTAACTGCATTACTTGCTGAGCTTGGGCTCAACATTCAAGAGGCGCATGTTTTTTCTACCACCGATGGCTTCTCACTTGATGTTTTTGTCGTTGATGGTTGGCCCTACGAggttccttttcttcttttccctCTCCTTTTTTCCTTCGCAACTTGTTCTTTCATTTTAAAGATAACCCTTTTACCTTACGCCTTCCTTCCTTTGCTTCTTTTTTCCAATCGTTTAGTGATATGATGTAGTAGCTGAAATTccactttttcttttccttcaaAAAGCTTCCTAGTCAATAAGCTGGTATGCTACCTTTTTAATTATTCAGGAAGTAGACAGACTTAGAACAGCATTGGAGACAGAAGCAGCAAAGATTGAGGTACTTGTTTTCCATTGCAAATTTTTTAACTACTTGATGCAGACTTGTGATTTATTGACTACGCTTTCTTTCCAATCACTTAATTCCTCCTAATCAAATAGAGTTGGTGGCTCTGCTCTGTACACTTTTTTCATACTGACAACATCTCACAATAACAATGTCATGTCTTGTTGTGTgtgttattaataaattttcattacaCTCAGTTGCAGGATCAAAGCTGGCCTATGCAGCAATCCTTCTCTCCTGAAAAGGAAAACGGGACGGCGAAAGATCATGTCGTAATACCCACTGATGGAACTGATGTTTGGGAAATCAATCTTAAACAGTTAAAATTCGGGCATAAGATAGCATCTGGTTCTTATGGAGATCTGTAAGTTGCCTCTACCTATAAAATACCTTTGTCATTTAAGATGCTCAAGTCTCTCCTTGTATTATTTAGGTATAAAGGTACATACTATAGCCAGGAAGTTGCTATCAAAATCCTCAAGCCAGAGCGTCTAGATTCTGAGCTAGAAAAAGAGTTTTCCCAAGAAGTCTTTATTATGAGGTTTGTGTGCCTGGGCACTCTGTGAACTTATGTGCAGATAAACAAATATCATCTCAGACTCGTAAAATATCATTCCATTTTCAGGAAAGTTAGGCACAAAAACGTTGTTCAGTTCATTGGTGCTTGCACTAAACCTCCACATCTCTGTATTGTTACAGGTATGTTACAGTGACACTATTTATGTTCATCAGTATACTTGATGTAACTTTGTTCTAGTACTCATTTCtctctttgttattttaatagaattcaTGCCCGGTGGAAGTGTATATGACTATCTACACAAGCAAAAGGGCGTGTTTAAGCTTCCAGCTTTGTTTAAAGTAGCTATAGATATTTGCAAAGGGATGAACTACTTACACCAAAATAACATAATTCACAGAGATTTGAAGGCTGCCAACCTTCTATTGGACGAAAATGAGGTAATGCTCTCAACTTAGTGTGAATTGGCATTTGGGCCGAGCTTGCATACTTTGGTTGAAACCCTACTCTATTATGCCTGCATTGTATAtgcttatatattattagaGCATGAGTTGTACAGGATGCTGCTTGACATCATGTTCTTTTGAGTGTCCATTACCTGCACAGCTGCGGATTCATAGTGGTGTGGGGATTTTGTTTTGTCTGTTGCTACAGGTTGTTAAGGTTGCAGATTTTGGGGTGGCTAGAGTAAAAGCACAAACTGGAGTTATGACAGCTGAAACTGGAACATATCGCTGGATGGCTCCGGAGGTATGGTTGTCAGATGATGTTTTTTATAGTTTAGTATGTAAGTAGCAAATGAAAGTTTGCTCAGCCAATGTCTGGGATGATTAGGATTATTCCAAAATTGATCATCTATTATGAGATGACTAGTATCTTGTGTGGTTGGTTCTGAGACAATAAAATTTGGTGAAAAAATTCAGGTGATAGAACACAAGCCATATGATCACAAGGCAGACGTTTTCAGCTATGGGATTGTGCTATGGGAGTTGTTGACTGGAAAGGTACTTGTGCGTCTTTTgtcttgagaaaaaaaaaatagaaggtGAGGGTGTAACTAACGTTGGTGAGGTTTTTTATGTGACGGCAGATTCCATACGAATACATGACGCCATTGCAGGCAGCCGTAGGGGTGGTCCAAAAGGTAAATTTacctttttttgtttagtttgttttgtCCAGACAGCTAAAAAGGGAAGGGGGGTTGTGTTATGTGGGTGGGAAAACAGGGATTAAGGCCGAAAATACCGAAGAAGACGCATCCGAAAATGAGAGAGCTAATGGAGAGATTGTGGGAGAAGGATCCAACGCTGAGACCAGACTTCGCAGAGATCAAAGAGAAGCTAGAAGAGATAGCCAAGCAAGTAAGTAAAAGAAGGAAAGTGGATTGAAtagtttgaaaaagaaaatagtaataataatggAAGTGAATGTGTTGTGAATGTGGTAGGTAGGAGAAGAGGGGGAGGAGAAGAAAAGAGCATCAACAGGAGGAGGGGGAATCTTTGCAGCACTGAGGAGAAGTGCAACAACACATCATTGAGGATATAAACATACATGGCTTCGCACACTCAGGCCCGGCTCTACCCCATGGCAACATGGGCAATTGCCATGGGTCCATgggtccaaatttttttttgtgttattttactaggtctattttgtttgttaaattatCTCTGAGTtggtaaaattataattaaaaagtctatgattaactaaatctaactgaaatacaataaaaacaaaaaaaaattacctttcacttttctcattttttcattaacaaaacctaatttacacacaaaaattcatttttcaaaaaatatttgaacaccacaatttttttgttttaattaaaagaaatacaataaataaaagttgaattttttttataaaagggtctttattttatattttgcctaaggcaaaaaaaaaatttaagacgGGACTGCGCACACTGTATAGCAATTTGAAAGAATTTGTGTATTGTTGGTTTGTTGCTGTTATTCGATTgattttgtaagttatttatataaaaacctCATGATCGAAGCCTCTGCATAAGGCTAACGTTGTTGATGTAGAAAGAACTAAACGACTTTTTTTTAACGACTATTATTAGCATGTTTACTTTGAGGGAAAACAAAGGGGTGGTTGcataatacataaaaatatcaacAACATGCATAAAATGATATAACAAGAGGACAGCAGGGGGGGCTACTCCTACAGCTACTTGAGAAGAGGAGCGGCATTGCGAATGGAGAGATAGTGGTGGGCTTGGTGAGTGGAGAGTGACCTTAGAGTCTTGAAAACATGAGCGTTTGCATATCGCAGGTTTGTTCTGGGGTCTACATATGGCGCCTGTCACCAATCCAAACCAAGAGGTAGAGGTAGAGGTAGAGAGGGGTGTCAGATGATCTAGATCGATCAAAGGGCCCcttactaaacaaaaaaaaaaaaaatcaaaatccaaaatcaGAAATTAATTACCTCGAATCCAGTGACATCGCAAATTCTCTTGCATGGTTGAGTGGATGGAGGCGACTCGATGTTGATATCTGCAGacgaaagaaagaaatattGATTGATGTTTAGGGTTGGTAGATAGAGAAATCACACATTGACTCGAGAGAAAGACTTACAAAAGGAGGGATGGTGGTCAGCTTGGAGGATCTGTTTGAGATGCTTCCACCTTCCTCGAGACTGCCCCTTTGGGTACTTTTCATAGGACTGTGTCTTCTTAAAGCTCAGATGCATCGGAACCACTATATCTGCCTCCACCAACTCCGCCtccatcttcctcttcctctgctAAGCCCAAGAttagatttgatttgatttgatttgatggAGGAGGATGAATCTTTATACGCCGTCGTGTTTAACCGGTCCGGTCCGGTATAGtgaattaaaaacatattagtaAACCAAACTAGAATCATTTTGTAGATGGAGTGTCCTAGAATCAAATTCAATTCAGTTATCCTTCTTCCTTAAGTCCTTCAGCTGTTTGCAACAAAGACGGCAGAGGCTCTATGTCTTAAACCACAGCACCCTAGAATAGTCTTTACCTCCTTCCATCCATTCTGCTTTATTCCCACACTCACTGACTGACTCACTGAAGGCTTGTGCTTCTTAAATAGCACTCTTCTCTTTTTACTTTCCTCTTTTAAGACCCTTGTATTTTcatgtttagttaattttagcCACATTGATTCTTCACTAGCCCAACTATTGGTGTTCCCTTAATTTAATTGATAACCGAGATCACCTtacactttttttcttttaatcccCATAACTCTACAAAATGTTAGTTTAATCCCACAACAATAACCagactattcttttttttttgatatatgttaaattaacaACCAGACTATTCACAATGGTGAAAAGCGAATACAACAAGCACATCTTCCTTGTATGCATTAAGAGCATAAGTCCAAAACGGGCTTccttagtaataaaaattactcTGATGCTGAACCCTTTAAATCCCAAAGCTTCGTATGCGACTGTGAGGCCCTGCTTGGGAGTTAACGCGACTTGGCATTGTGGCGTGGGCTAACTTTTTCTACACAATTACGTAAAAGACGGGTAGAGAATATTTCTGAAACAAAGAGAGgaatggggggggggggggggggggcaaaATAAGAGTATTAGCAGTTTCTCGACCGGACTAGTAGTAGTATCTCACATTTAACGACGTTTTCTGTACATAAATTTTGTTGTTGCTATCTGCGTTGAAAGAAAGAAGAATGAgaggggaggaggaggagctacTGCAAGTGTATCATGCTCTTGTTGACTAGCGGAAGTGTGGCCCCGTCTTTCCACGATCCTAACAGCTTCTCGCTGCAGAAAACACACAAGTAAGTCAATAATAATCAAATACTACTATACTCCTTGCTTTACTACATTTAACCTCAAACCAATCAATCATTGTGTACTAGTACAAAATCATCTAGGTTGATTTTGCTTCTCAATCTCAGTCATAATAATCAAATACTACTCTTTCTTAACCTCATATATTACTACATTTTAAACTTCAACCAACCAATCATTGTGTACTACAACAAACAATCATCTAAGTTGAATGGTTTGCTTCTGAATCTCAACCCAGTTCTTAGTTCCAACCCTCAACCAGCAAGTATTGTGTATTCATTTGAGTAAACATCTCAGCTCTCACCTTGTATAGGGCGGGGGACAGAAGATGATGACGTAGTCAGCTCCGGTGGCGCAAGTGTATGTGCTGGTCTTGTCATCATAGGCGTAGCTGTAGGCGCGTGGACAGGCGTGCTTGAAGAAGAGCGAGTATACGGAAGGCTGACACGTGTCAGGCGTAGAGTAAGCATCGCTGCAGCAATAGCGGGGGTCTCCGAAAGCCTCGCAGGCGCTGCGGCATGCAACGCCGCCTCTCGTGCCACGTGCAAGCAGCTTAAGGTCTCTGGGACAGGCGGCGTTCAGGTCAACGAGACAACCGGTGGCTCCGCAACCTCCAAGGACGATTTTCTTGGGCAAGATAAGGATAGGGAGGTTGTAGCCGTCGACGAGACTGACGTCGTAGAAGTCAAGACCGCCGGTGCCGTTGAGGGTGAACTCGGCGAGGGTTGCGGGAGGTTTAGCGCCGGAGCCGGAACACTGGACCTTGCCGGAGCCGCAGTCAGCGGTTAAGCAGGAGAAAGAACGGGAGGAGGGGTCTTGGGAGCACAAGGTTCGAGCCCAGAGACGACCGGACCAGGAGGGAGGAATTGTGACGGATTTGGATTTGCCACGAGAGAGGCGAAAGCCAGTAGTGGGAGAGGGGGTGAGGTGGCGCCCGACAGAAAACCGGGCCAGATGGTGTTCCGGCAACGATTCGTGATCTTGAACGATATACCCTCTCCTTCTGCCAATAccaaaaaacaaatcaaactttcTTTTTTGATTAATGGATGGATGAGAATACACACAAGAATCAAAAAGAATCAATCAAACCTGAAAGAGAAACCAGCAAGATCACAAACAGGATGATTCGAGCCATCTTCTCTGTTCCGATtaatcccaaaaaaaaaaaaaaagccaaacaACTTTACTTTCCTTTATATTAAAGGAGCGGCGGAACGGAAGGAAGTGATGATACTTACTAGTAGTGGAGGAGAGAGGAAAGCCAAATCCAACCGAAACAGATGCAATGATGCCTATTCCAAACCGGTTTTCACGTGGGCCTTCCTTCCTTCCCACATGCCAAATTCTATTGCACTTTCCCTTTCATCCAAAATCTTCCAAGTTCCAAGTTTTAggctctctttctctttctttttggcGGGAGAGAGTTGAGAGGATCAATTAATAGGAATTCTAAATTCCATCCACTGCGTGAACCATTCATCTAGTGCATAGCATTATACTGTGTAAAAAACTCAAGAATCATGAACGAAAACTTCTAACTATCATGTGTTTCGTGTACTAgccttattaattatttttaacaagttGCATCAGATTTCTGTGTCTATCGAACTGTGTGGCATTTGTAATCCACacgaaaaaaaagaagattcaAAGATATTGAAACGACAGATTGCAAACGTTAAAATGATTGATCACTTTGaggaatgtttttttttttcttctattccTTACATGTTACAATTTTTAGTCATCGTAATATGACATTATTTCTATATTCTTCCTAAGGACATGGATCgatatttttgagaaaaaggTATAATGAGGAATAGGATCTGAAGGGAAAACAATCCCCTACCATGTGTCATGTGTTCTTCTTagtttaaacaaaaacaaagcagTAGGGTAGTTTTTGAATcgaattatcatatttttatcagaaaatataattgtagacttttttttttttttttgaaacacaattgtagaattcttataaaatattacatagcATTGATGGGGGTGGGTTAATAATGGTAAACAGTAGCATCGTAATGGAGAACAGCATCGCCTGTCTTCATGTCAATCTGATGCGTTTTGATTTTGATGAATCCTTTAGCCATTCTGAATGCGCCACGTCCTCCCACAATCCCTATCTCTCTCTCCCGCCTCTTCCGCCACCGGATTCCTCGAGAACACGCTTATCGAGCTTCCCTTGAATCTCCCCGTCGTGAACGCCAAATCAGCGTACATCACGATCGTGAACTTACTTATGTCTTTGCTCCCTGATACGTACATTCCACGCCCGTTTCCAATTACCTTTGAATCTTTCCCAGGTCCCATGGTGAGTGGATCGTCTATCGCGAATAGGCTTCCGAATCCTACCGCCGAATCTACTACGCTACCGCCCGTGAGATTTGCATGTGCTATTCTCACGGCGCTAGGGTTTTTCCCACTGATGATATCATGGAGGTAGAAGCGG
It includes:
- the LOC130506176 gene encoding serine/threonine-protein kinase STY46-like — encoded protein: MVMEEKESCGSRVMGDILTMSQAAMDRRERMKVEVFEEVILRLRQSDTIDTNLPGFADDLWAHFNRLPARYALDVNVERAEDVVMHQRLLLSAVDDPQNRPAIQVRLVQVQPPAISSTNETSPTRKSIHPPPAFGSSPNLEALALAPLDDVEPDYSVRNNSLYSRPLHEITFSTPDKPKLLFQLTALLAELGLNIQEAHVFSTTDGFSLDVFVVDGWPYEEVDRLRTALETEAAKIELQDQSWPMQQSFSPEKENGTAKDHVVIPTDGTDVWEINLKQLKFGHKIASGSYGDLYKGTYYSQEVAIKILKPERLDSELEKEFSQEVFIMRKVRHKNVVQFIGACTKPPHLCIVTEFMPGGSVYDYLHKQKGVFKLPALFKVAIDICKGMNYLHQNNIIHRDLKAANLLLDENEVVKVADFGVARVKAQTGVMTAETGTYRWMAPEVIEHKPYDHKADVFSYGIVLWELLTGKIPYEYMTPLQAAVGVVQKGLRPKIPKKTHPKMRELMERLWEKDPTLRPDFAEIKEKLEEIAKQVGEEGEEKKRASTGGGGIFAALRRSATTHH
- the LOC108842501 gene encoding protein EIN6 ENHANCER, whose amino-acid sequence is MEAELVEADIVVPMHLSFKKTQSYEKYPKGQSRGRWKHLKQILQADHHPSFYINIESPPSTQPCKRICDVTGFEAPYVDPRTNLRYANAHVFKTLRSLSTHQAHHYLSIRNAAPLLK
- the LOC108840937 gene encoding LOW QUALITY PROTEIN: dirigent protein 15 (The sequence of the model RefSeq protein was modified relative to this genomic sequence to represent the inferred CDS: inserted 2 bases in 2 codons); translated protein: DNSLFIIAFFLAVTVTAHSSDSTSYYGNTKPANLKQEKVTRLRFYLHDIISGKNPSAVRIAHANLTGGSVVDSAVGFGSLFAIDDPLTMGPGKDSKVIGNGRGMYVSGSKDISKFTIVMYADLAFTTGRFKGSSISVFSRNPVAEEAGXREIGIVGGRGAFRMAKGFIKIKTHQIDMKTGDAVLHYDATVYHY